The nucleotide sequence ATTACTTTACTGGATAAAGAGAAAATCGGTAAAACATTGACATCTTTCTGTAGTGTCTCTTTGCGCCATCATACAAAAGATAATGTAGAACAATTTGAAAAAGAGATTCAACAGTTCAATGAGGTACAGGAATGCTATCATGTAGCAGGAGCTACAGATTTCCTACTCAAGGTGACTGTCAAGAATATGAGTGAATATCACGATTTTGTTCGCAATAAATTATCCACTATTGAAAATATTGGTAATCTAAACAGCTCCTTTGTACTGAATGAAATAAAATATACTCTTGCTTACGATATTTAGTTCCCAATAAGGTAAGTTGATTTAATCAACTTACCTTATTGGGAACTCATAAGAAACAACGGCATTATTGTTCACACCTGCTAGCAGGATTTTTTTACCTGTCGAGGGTGAAAGTGTTTGCAGGCATCGTATATCTCCTTTTAGGTATAAACCTACCTGAGATGGTGGAACAGAAGTGAAATATCCTTTGCCATCTCCTAAGAGAAGTAATCCGTATGACGCATCATACTTTCCGAATTTTACACGAGTAGTAGACAAATTTCCTGCAAGGATAAGATCAGGTTTGGAGTCTTGGTTCACATCCTCAGATAAAATTGCGTAGATAGGGGCATATTGTGCTTCAATGGGTAAAGGTTTTAAGATAAGCTTACTGCCTGTATTTTCAATATAAACAGATTCAGCTCTCTCTGCTTTATGTACCTGGGTGGTTTTTAATAGATCTTCCGTGAAAAAATTTGTTATCTGTGCTGTAGAGTAGGTAGCATAATTGGTAAATTTTTTTCTGAGGACAGGTATCTGTTCTAACATGTCATCGCGTGAAGCCATCGGATAACTGACATCCCCTACATAATAACATAAGATAGGATCAAGAGTCCCATTATCATCAAAGTCTCTATAATATATGGAGGCAGGTTTGTTTACAGATACTTTAATCTGAGAATTTAACCCTAGATTACCTGCTACAAAATCCAAATCACCATCTTTGTCAAAGTCAGTTGCATGGATTTTATTCCAGAAGCCGGACGAAGGTTCTGAGATCCATTGGGCTGACTGATCTGTCAGCTTATTTTGTTGTTGAATAAAAACTTTGATAGGCATCCACTCTCCACACACTATCAGATCAGGAGCCTGATCTTTATTCAGGTCTACCCAAGTGGCATCCGTAATCATTCCTGCATTTTGTAGTGTAGGAGATATGTTTTGTATTTGGTTACTGAAATGACCTTGGCCATCATTGATAAGTAAAAAGCTTTGAGGGGACATCGGATATTT is from Xanthocytophaga agilis and encodes:
- a CDS encoding Lrp/AsnC family transcriptional regulator is translated as MEELDDLDVTILRLLQENAHYTNKEIAARLGMTITPVYERIKRLENQGYIKKYITLLDKEKIGKTLTSFCSVSLRHHTKDNVEQFEKEIQQFNEVQECYHVAGATDFLLKVTVKNMSEYHDFVRNKLSTIENIGNLNSSFVLNEIKYTLAYDI